In the Endozoicomonas sp. SCSIO W0465 genome, AACGCTGAAGAGAGCGATTCGGGGGATCAAGGGATGGATCAACTATCATGGGATCACAGACAATCAAGGACGGGTCAGGCAGTTCATTCTGCAAGGCAAACGAACGATCCACAGATGGCTTAATCGTCAGGGAGGAAAAGGATACTTGAGCTGGGGAAAGCTGGTGAAAATTCTTAAAGTGTTGGCGTATCCAGAGAGCTGGAAAACGGTGTCAATGTTCCGGTCTCACCGAACATGTGTGGGGACACGGGTCTATCGGGAGCCGGATGCGATAATTCCGCAAGTCCGGTTCTGAGGAGGGGCTTGCCCGGGTGACCGGGCAGGTCTACTCACCCCGTAGCCTGCTGGATGTGGAACAACCTGTTTATGCCCGGAATCATCAGAGTTTAAAGGGGGTTCTACATTTGCGGTGAGGTTCGGTATGCATTCCCACGGAGGACCGTGGGAACGAGGCGATCCTCAATTTTCTGCCATCCTCGCTACGGGGTCGTCTAGACGGGTGCTATTCTCGGACAGCCTCCCGGGCAGGTCTGATATAACAACACATAGACCAGAATACTGGTCTATAATGGATCAAATAAAAACACGGAGGCCAAGGTATGCTTGAAGAAATCGGTTCTTACGATGCAAAAACAAAACTGCCGGAAATTTTGCGTCGTGTTGAAGCCGGTGAATCCTTCACCATAACCAACCGGGGAAAACCAATCGCAGACCTGATTCCCAGCAAGGCGAAAAGTCGTTTAAAAGCACAGTCTGCCATCGAAAATTTGCTCAAAGCCAAAAAGCCTGTTGTTTCTGAGAGTGACCTGCAAGAACTCCGGGAGCGTGGCAGGAAATGACTGGCTTTATCCTGGATAACTCCGTTTCCATGCGCTGGTTGTCAGAAACCAGCAAAAAGCAGGATCAGGTTTATGCAGAATCGGTACTCAAAAGCTTCTCACATTCCGACGCCCTGGTTCCCAACCTCTGGCATCTGGAAGTGGTCAATGTCACCCTGGGGCTGGAAAAACGGAATGAAATAAATACAGCCACGGCAGAAGGGTTTCTCGCCCAGCTGGAAAATCTGCCAATTTACGTTGACCCTTTGACGACGAATCAGGCGTTTAATCGCATTGCTACGTTGGCACGTAGTTACCATCTGAGCAGCTACGATGCAGCCTACCTGGAACTTGCCATACGAGAAAACCTGCCTTTGGCAACACTGGATAAAATACTGCGCAAAGCTGCACTTAAAGCCGGTATACCCATCTATCTGCAGGGTTCTGATGTGAAATAGTTTTGTTACGGAGAGATTATGAAACTTTCAATTCATGAGTTATTGAATGCCATGTGGCAGGATTACCTGGCACTCACCCCCGACGCCAAACCTATCCACCAGCTATTTGCTGACCTGAATCAAGGTACCGTGGTCAATGACCACATTGCCCTGCGCACCTTCAATCTCGACCAGGTATCTCTGGATAAAATAGCCAAACCATTTCTTGATGCGGGATACCAGCCCGTGGATGATTATCACTTCCCGGCTAAAAAGCTCTATGCCAAATACTATCAGCATAACGATGATACCCTGCCCAAGGTGTTTATCAGTGAGCTGAAAGTTGAGGAGCTAAACGAACATTGTCGTGAAATTATTAAAGCGTTGGTAGCCCAGGTGTCTGAGGAGTCTGTGCGTCAACAGGGGTTCTGCTATTCCGGTCGCCCATGGCATGTTAGTCAGGAACAGTATCAAACGCTTGCCAGTGAGAGTGAGTATGCCTCCTGGGTGGCTGCCCATGGCTTTCGCCCCAATCACTTTACGGTATCCATTAACCACCTTTGCTTTAATCAGGCGCATTCACACCCGGATATGCAAAGCGTCAATCAACTGCTGCTGGATAAAGGTTATGAAATGAATACCAGTGGAGGGCTGATTAAAGGCTCCCCGGACGTCTTGCTGGAACAGTCCTCAACCCTGGCCAAAGAGGTCCCGGTAAACTTTACGGACGGCACATTAACAATACCCGGCTGCTATTACGAGTTTGCCCTGCGCTACCCGATGCCCAACGGTCAACTCTACCAGGGGTTTGTGGCGGCTTCGGCGGATAAGATATTTGAGAGTACGGATGTGGTTCCGCAAGGGAAATGACAACATGGTATGAATTCTTGTATTGATTCACCCCGTGGTGAGATCAGTCGACTGCTCAATAAATACCCGTATCTGAAAAGCCACCAGGATGAAGCAGTGGCAACCAGCTACCCTTACGCTAAACAACGTGCCATTAAACAGATGAATCAATACCTGCCCCGTGAACAATGGCTCACCGACGCCAGTTTTCCTGAAACCTGTCCCTGGCCATGGGAACAACTGCTGGATGAGGATTGGCTACCCTGAGCCGTCTGTGTGCCACTTTTATAATTTTTTGCCAGACAGACTGAGAACAAACCAATGGACGACAAACTGTTTAACGACCTCATAGAAATCGGCATCAGCAAAGAAACCGCCCATGCCGTCGCCGCCTCTCTCAGTCCTGACCATATCGCCACCCAACAAGACGTATTGCGGCTGGAAAAGCTGATTCTCGACTCACGCCTGTCCGCCAAAAAGGACATCATCCGGCTGGAGCAAGCCCTGAAAAAAGTGGACGTGGAATGGCGCAAAGCCATGGTGGAGCAACAGGCCAAATCCACCGAACTGTATGCCAAATGCACCGAACTGTACGCCAACAGCAACCGCCAGTTCATCATCACCTTTCTCGGCATGATGCTGACGGCGTGTGTGCTGTTTGCCATGAATTACTATTTTCATTGAGGTGGCAGGCTCCTTATTTTAGCGCCAGGAAGTCGGACAGTGCGTTGCTCAACAGTGTTCGTTCTTCATCGGTCAGCACGGACAGGTCCAGCCCCCGGATTGACTACCACCGTACAGATGCCCGAACCGATCACTCCGGAGGCGTCCTGAACGTAAAAGGTGAACGGATCAACGCCGTAATACCGGGGATTGGACAAATAGACCAACTCAGTGCCGCCATCGGTCAACGCCCCATTGGTAGGCTGATCAAAACTGGTAAACGACACTGCCTCCCCTTTTACACGTTGTGCCGCATCCGGATTCTCATCCGCGATGCAATCGACGAAACGTATTTACGAAAGAAATGCTGGATTGTGGGGGAATTAAAGGAAAAGCCCTCTTTTATGCTACGCAGAGAGTACCGGGATCGGATAATTTTTTTACTGGGCTCTCTATGGAACTGTGGGAACCTGTCATACGAAAGTTAAGGGAGACAAGTGGCGAACCCACAATGAAAATGAAGACATTGTATGAATTCTTCAGGCTTTGGACACGGAGAACTTTCTGTCTATACTTGTCCAATAACTTGACCAACTAACGGATTAATTATGAAAGTAGTCTCTTACTCTGAAGCCCGGAACAACTTGAAGTCACTGCTTGACCAGGTGGCGGAAGACGCCAGTGAAACCATCATTCATCGTCGTGACGGTCAGGATGCCGTGCTCATGTCACTGGCAAGCTACAACAGCCTGATGGAAACCCTGCATCTGATGTCATCCCCTGCCAACGCCAAACACTTGAACGACTCCATTGAACAAATCAGGGGCGGTCAGATCGTTGACAAGGGCCTGCTCGATGACCAGTAAACAGAGGCATCTCTGTTGGTCACACAACGCCTGGAACGATTATCTGTACTGGCAGGAACAGGACAGAAAAACCTTGAAACGCATCAACAAATTAATCACTGAGTGTCTGCGGGACCCGTTTAGCGGCCTTGGCAAGCCCGAACCTCTGAAAGGCAATTGGCAAGGCTTCTGGTCAAGACGCATCAGCGATGAACACCGACTGATCTACCAGCCTTCCGATACTCATCTGACCATTGCCGCCTGTCGTTTCCATTACTAGCCCCCCAATAACATCCCGGTAGATATCCGCAACAGGAAATTCAAGCTCTACCGAATTCAATACCAGCAGATCACCCTTTTTCAGCTGGGTTAACTGCCACTGCTCGCCAGAGCGACGGTAAAGATCCACCAGCATATCCTGCTGATCCACCAGCAGGTACTCTTCCAGACTGGCAATTTGCGTATAGACAGCCAGCTTGCCCAAACGATCATACTGCTCGGTACTGGGCGACAGTACCTCAATAATCAGCTTAGGGGCTTCCTCTACATAGGGGTCTTTTGAAGTTTCATCAGAGGGGTGACTGCAAGTTACCATCATATCCGGGTAAAAGAACATGGTGTCATTCTTACCACCGGCGCGGACTTTCATATCGGAGGCAAAGACCTGGCAGGCTGTGCCCTGAAGCTGATTGCCCAGCAGCCTGGAGAGTGTCGACGTTAACAAGTTATGCCGCCGACTGGCACCGACCATGGCATAAACGTAACCATTGACAAATTCGCGTTTAACCTCAGCTGTTTTCTCCGCTTCAAGGTACTCAGCGGCATTGATTGGGTAGGTTTTCATAAGTGGTTTCAGGGTCGTGCCTGATGGTGTGTTTATTATGTGGTATTCAGGATAGTTGGGGAATGGTAGGTAGTTCTCGTCCAAAAACACAACCAATTGAAAACTGTAGATTTTATCCTGAAAAATTAAGTGGAGCCCTACTGCTATCTGGCGACTAAACTTCCCAAGAGCAAGAAACATAAGGGATTGCCAAAAACAGAGGACTCCAAATGCGCAAAAAACGCAACCCGCAGTGTAGTATGGAACTCCATTACGTACCTCATGAAATCTGCTCCCAGCTTTCCGGTATCTCGCAATGGCTTGACGCCCATCCACAGTTCAATGACTGGATTTATGAGGACTTAAGTTCTGGTGATAAACAGAACACTGGGCGGAACGGACTATCAGCAGAATCCGTTCTTCGTGCGGCACTCCTGAAACAGTATTTGAATTGTGATTATGACTACTTGTCGTTTGTTTTGATGGACTCCATGCTCTTTCGAGACTTTTGTCGCCTCGAACCAAAACCAGCGCCCCAGTCGCTCCAGTTTGCATGGGCTCATCAGCCTTCTTACTGCATCTACATGGGAACGGATTAATAACTGTCAGCTAATGACCGCTAAAGATCAGGGTATTGAAAAAGGGCGCACTGTGGCTATTGACAGCACAGTCACCGAATCGGATATCAAACCTCCTTGCGACAGTGATCTTTTAGCCAGTTCCGTTAAAGAAATTTGTCGGCTGCTGGAACGGGACAAACACTGACAGCGACACCGCTTTATGAATATACCCATCACAACCGAGCCGTAAAAGATGGGCCAGAAAATGCATCTACGCTGGCAAAGAAGAGCGGCATCAGCATTATAAAAAACTGCTGCAGTTGACCCGAAAATCCCGGAAGGTACTTATCGAAGCTACTGTCACGCTAGCAAACGCCCGTCAGCAGGGGCAGTGTCTCCTGGCTGATGATGCCGACAAGTGGCAGGCCGATGTGGATCACCTGTTACCCCTGGTGGATGCAATAGTCTCCCAGACAGAGCGCTGTCTCTTGATCACAAATAGCTACCTTGTTCTATCATTTCTCACTGATAAAACAGGTCATGCTTCCACTTTCTCCTAAACCATGGTCAGAACTAACTTTTGGATGTGCTGATTTGGGCGATACTCGACGTACAAAACGACTTGTCAAAGTTGCTGCCGAGCTTTCAGCTCATACCGGTAATTCTTTGTCATCTTCATGCGAAGGTTATACCGCACTGGTAACTGGAGCTTACCGGCTGATTGAGAATGAGGCCGTAAAGCCTGAAGCAATAGCTGAGGCAGGCTTTCAGGCAACTGCCAAAATAGCGAGACAGTCTCGCCTACTTCTGGCTCTCGAAGATACAACAACCCTGGGTTATAAACATGCTGTCAGATCCGAGCTTGGTGATCTTGGAGGTCCTGAAGGCTCTAAAACCAGAGGATTCCACGTCCACTCTGTCTTCTTGGTTGATGCGGATACAGAGCGAAGCATTGGGCTTATTGATCAAGAACGATGGGTTAGAGAGGACGTTCAGCGGGGGAAAAAGAACCAACGTCGTCAGCTACCTTACGAGGGAAAGGAAAGCTTTAAGTGGCAAAGAGCCTCTGAAAACACAGAACAAAGGATGGGGGGTAAAATGCCTGACATCATCAGTGTTTGCGACCGGGAGGCGGATATATACGAATATATGCACTACAAACTGGATAACCGACAGCGGTTTGTTGTAAGAGCTACACAAAACAGAATCCTGGTGGATGGCGAACTCTTATTATTTGATTCCTTAGCTCAGACTGAAGTGTTGGGGAAATATACGATAGTGGTTCCTCAAAAAGGAGGTAGAAAGAAGCGAAAGGCAACGCTGCAGGTCAAAAGAAAGAAGATGACAATACAGGCGCCGCAAAGGCCAGGCGGCAGGCCGGAACCGGTAACTATGAATATTGTGTCGGCTGAAGAGATTGGCAATGACTCCGAAGACCGTTTGCACTGGGTACTATTGACAACTGAAGATATTGAAACATTCGAAGACTGTCGCTCTATCATTCGATTTTACGAGCTCCGATGGCGAATAGAAGAGTTCCATAAGGCTTGGAAATCGGGAGCAGGAGTAGAAAGGCTTCGTCTGCAATCTCCGGATAACATTGAACGACTTGCGGTCATATTAATGTTTGTCGCTGTCAGACTAATGCAAATCCGTGAAGCATTAATGTTACCGAATGACAGGCAGCACAAAGACAGAAAGCTTTGGAGTGAAAAAACACTCGCGAATGAGGTGGTCAGTGATGATGAATGGCAGGTTCTCTGGCTAACCTATGAAAAAAAAGCGTTGCCCGATAAGCCGCCAACAGTCACTTGGCTGCTTCAAACGATTGCTCGGCTTGGTGGTTGGGGTGATTCAAAGCATACAGGGCAGCCCGGCTGGTTAGTGGTATGGGAAGGCTGGGCGAAATTGCAGGATCGGGTAAAAACCTGGCAGATAGCCCGGCAGTTCAGCGCTGGAGAGATGTGATCAAGAGTCAGGACAGAGCGCAGGGTCTTTAAGGGTGAAAAGGTGCCAGCCCAGGAAAAAGTGGTTAGCCTGTATGAACCCCATACGGATATCATCGTAAAAGACAGGCGGCAAGTACAGTATGGCCATAAACTGAACCTGGTTCAGGGAAAAAGTCGATTGATCCTGGACCTGGTTATTGAGGAAGGTAACCCAGCGGATTCGGACCAATTCATTCCGATGATGGAAAGACAAAAAGAAATTTATGGTCGTGTACCTCGCCAGACAAGCGGTGACGGCGGATACGCGTGTCGCGCTAATTTGGAAAAAGCCAAGGCCATGGGAATCAGCGATGTAGCTTTTAATAAGAAGCGCGGACTTGAAGTCGAAGAGATGACTAAAAGTCAGTATGTGTATAAAACGCTCTTTCGCTTCCGGGCAGGTATTGAAGCGGGAATTTCGTGGCTAAAGAGATGTTTTGGGCTATCACGTTGCCACTGCAAGGGTTCTGAGCGTTTTGATTCTCATTGCTGGTTATCGGTGGTCTGTTACAACCTGGTGATTCTGGCCAGACACCCGGCACCATCCTGATAGCCACCTCCACGCTACATGAAAGTACCTTTCCAGCATGGTGGGAGGATGTTTTCTGCCTGCTTTTCGCGTTTTTCTCCAATATCCGTCCCAGATTAGAGAAAAAAAGGGAAGAGTTTTTGCGGCTCTCTGGAATTTCAGGAAATATCAAAACGCACGTACAATCTAATTATGATTGCCTGATGCGTTTTTGGACGAGAACTAGGTAACAAGGAGGCAAATGATATCAAGTTGAATTCTTACTGAAATTGGTCCGCTGAACAGATAGACTACGCAGATTTTAAATTTTCTGATCTGTTTGGTGTCCCTATGCGAGCCATATCAAAAGCAGAGCTTTTTCTGTTGGTTGCTTTCTTTTTTGTGCTGCCAATGTACGAAGGCCCTAAAAACCTGTTGTTAGTGGCTTATATTATTAGCTGGTGTATGCAAAGCTGGAGAGCAAAGGATTTTGGCGGCAAGCTTCGCTCTTGGGAATGGGTTCTTGTCCTGTTTCTTGCCGCAGGCTTTATCTCGGCCCACACCAATCCGTTTGGGTGGGATAAGCCAGTAAGCGGTGCACTGACTTTTGCCAAACTGATTATACCGGCACTGCTGATTTCAAGGACCAGTATCCCAACACCAAAAGTCACTCTTTTGGGATCATCAATCGTATTGGGAACATTGATTGCAATACTTGAGTCCTGGTATGTCTGGAATCGAGATGGCGGCGAATATCCAGAACTCCACTCGGTTGGACATGTTAATCAGTCAGCGTTGTATATTGCCATTGCTTTTGGTGTATCTCTGTCATTGTTCATGTTTCAGAAAGGCTGGATAAAAGGACTATCTGCCATTGCCACTCTGTTCTTTGCCATTGCCATGGTTCCCACCATCTCAATTACCGCTGTTGCTGTTATTGCGGCAATGGCTATTGCCGCTATTTTTATGCAGTTCCGGCCTGACCGGAAACACCTGACCCTGCTCACTGCGAGCGTGGTTATTATCGGGATTTCGCTCTTTGTCGCCAGCAACCATATTCCCAAGGTAAATAGTTTTAAGGCTAATATCGCCTATCATATGCAAGGCGGTGATACCGGCAGCTCATTCCTGAGCAAGCGGGATGTCATTTTTAACTCCGTTATTTATGTTCTTTCTGACTTCCCGATGTTTGGTGCGGGCGACCGTCATTTTGACATTGCCACCAGTGAAGAGTATATGGAGTCTGTTGCTGCACAACGGGGAACTCCATACGAGTCTGAGCGTTTTTTCCATACCAACCATGGTCATAACATGGTCGCTTCCGTTCTGTTGAATCGGGGGTATGTTGGATTGTTTCTGATGCTCGCTTTTATCCTGATAGCCGCCTGGAAGCATCTGCAGTGGCTTATTCAATATTACTCTGAGCGGAAACTGGAGCTTGAACCGGTCATCGGTATTATGACAGGCATATACATCATTGTTGGAGGTATGGGCAACTCAACCCTCTATGTTGAACATGGTCAATTAGCATTCTGTCTGATCGGGCTTTCCATGGGATACCTGCAGAGAAAGACCAATCGAAAATTGATTGATGCTCAGACTTATTCTATTTCTGAGCACTCAATAAAAAAGTCCAGCCGGAATTCAGAGGATCATGTGCTCTAGCATGAAGAAAACCATAAGCTGGTGGCAAAAAGGCTGTTTTCTGCTGGCGTTACAATTGCCATTGATCTTGACTCAAGCTTGAAAGCCATGAAGATAGTTTTGAATCTGTTATGGGTGCCTTTATGGTGAAAAAAGCAAGGCTTTGCGTATGAAAATTCTGGTGACCAAGTTTCGTAATCTCGGTGATGTTTTACTATCAACACCACTGTTTGCCAGCTTGAAAGCAATCTACCCAGACTCGGAGCTTCATGTTTCCGTTAACGATTTCTGTACTCAAGTAGTAGCCGATAATCCCCATGTGGATAAGGTGATTCCCTATTCCAGAGGCAAGAAAAGCGAGCAAACCTTCTGGCAGCGTATTCGCACGGAAATTGAGTTTTACTGGCAGTTCAAAGGACAGTACGACCTCGTTATTAACCTTACGGAAGGGGATCGTGGTTGTATCATCAGTGCTCTTTCGGGTGCATCCCGGCGAATGGGGTACATTAAAAAGCCAACATTGATCAACCGGCTTGCTCGTTTTGATACGGCATTCAATAGCCAGCAACGTATTCCTACGGTTCAGAAAGACCTGCAATTTGCTGAGGCCATCGATTCCCGAAAAGTAATAAAGAAAGTCACCTTAGGCTGGCGGAAAGATCATGAAAAAATGGTCGATGAACTGTTGTCTAGACTAGGGCTAAATGATGGCTTTGTGGTCGTTCACCCGGTATCACGATGGATGTACAAGTGTTGGGACTCGGCCAAAGTTGCTCAATGTATCGACCACATCCAGGAAAAATGGCAAAAGCTGGTTCTTTTAACAACCTCCTCCGATCCTGAAGAGATCCAAATGGCAAATGAAATTGCCAGCCACTGCCAGCAAAAGCCTCTCCAACTGCCACAACCAGTTAACCTGCAGGCTTACGCCTACCTCACTTCTAAAGCTTGTATGTTTTTTGGCATTGACTCAGCTCCCATGCATATTGCTGCCTCTACAGATACACCTGTCATTGCACTTTTCGGAGCCAGTGAGCCAAATCTCTGGGGGCCTTGGGATAATGAACAGGGAAGTAACTACCGGCTGATGACCGGTGTTCAGCACAATGGTATTCACTGCGTCATATCGAATGAAAATATGGAGCTCTACTTTGATGGTGACAGAAAATTATCAAGAGGAATGATGGCGATATCACTTTCCCAAGTGATATCAAAGCTGGATAATGAACTGGAAAAGCTGTCAAACACTCGGCAGATACGCGATATCACAAATACTGTCGAGCTGACTCCTGGTGCAATATAAGAGCCACATTTTTTTAACTCAGATACCTGATAATGAGCAAACCATCAAACCTTCATTTTATCCTGAATGATACAGCTCGCTGGCAGGATTTACTGTCCGGCGACCAGCCGACGCCAGCAGATATCAAACACCGAATTATTACCGGAGAAGATATTTGGGTGCTACTGACCTACCTTCATTTTCGTCATGCTGGCTATGAAGTAACTCTGGGTAGTGAGCCTCGTTCAGACAAAATCAATGTTATCGATGGTGTTAAATCCCGTACCAAAAACACCTTTTCCGATTATTTCTATGTGGCCTGCAGAACGGATGCTCACTACCCGGAATTTGGTCATTTTGTTTTGCATCAGAACTTGATTAAGACGGGTAAGAGCAACGAAATCTATGTCCCCCAATTACCTCAACCCGGACTGATTCTTCGTGACAACCAACGTGGCAATGATATCAAAACCGTGGCATTTTTTGGCCAACCCAAGCGAAATCTGGCCGAAGCATTTCAGTCCGAAGAATTTTTGTCCGAACTGAAAAAGCGCGATATCGAGTTTATTATTAAAGGTAAAAGCAGCGACAGTGTTGAGTGGCATGATTACTCTAATGTAGATGTTGTGATTGCTGTCCGGGATGTGCCAGTAGAATTGCTCAAAATCAAACCCGTCAATAAAGCCACCAACGCCTGGCTTGCTGGTGCATTATGTATTACGGGTGATGAGCCTGCCATAACAGCAGCATTTAAGAGCAATAAAGCAGTTTTACACGCCACAACAGTCGACGGTGTTCTGGCAATTATTGATCGTTTACGGGAACAGCCTGAGCTTTTTTCAGAAGTTCTGACTGAAGGCCAAAAACTTGCTCGAGACTACAGTGAACCATCAGTACTGTCTTACTGGGTCAGAATGGAGGAGTTTGTTACTCCAGAGTTTGAACGTTGGAAAAAAACCGGAAAAGCAAAGAGGTTGATCAGCTACTCCCGCAGAAGAATATTGAACCGACTCAGTAAATCAACACACAAGTGGACCATTTCTCGGCATATCTAACCGATTGCCGGAGCCTTTTGCCTTCCATTAACTATCTTGGTACGCCCGGCATGGGCATGAACTGATGGGGTGAAAGTCCCCTGTGGGAGAACCTACATCTGACTGGCGGTAAAGACGCCTGCTGATGACAACCACTAGCTTAAGGCAAGTGCAGTCCCGCGAGGGGCTGTGCGGAGGCAGTCTGAGTGCAAAGGTGCGAGCCGACGTACAGAAATCGCATATAAGGCTGAGTCTCTGGGCGAGTGAGCCAAGGATCACAAAGCCCTATGGTTCGTGAGACACGGTAAATGCGGCGGTTGTGCACTGAAAGTTCATGTCCTTATCCGGGGAGATCTGTTCAACATGCGATTGGTAATTCCCAGTTCTCAGCCACTGGTTACAACAGGCTCGGCGAACAGGTCTCATCATCCTGTTCGAGCAAACCCGATGGCAACCAATAGCGCCAGCAGAGGTAACTCCGCGTGGTGATTGGACAGAAGTCAGCAGAGGCCATAGTAGCTGTACGACAGAAGCCATTAACGGATGGGAAGTCGTTAGCGAAGGGCCGAACATCGACGACAAAGAGGAGACTGATTCCCTCAAGGCGATGCAGCCGTCCGGCGACTCACCGTACTTGGCGACAGAATCTTTAACCAGCTTTGAACCATGATCTACTAAATTGCGTACTTGAACCGGCTAATCTGGCAAGTGCATGGAACAGGTCAAAAGCAACAAGGGTGCTCCGGGTATTGATGGAGTCACTATTGAAGCTTATCACTTTGCCAAACAGCATTGGCCTTCAGTGCGTCAAGCCTTATTGGACGGAACCTACCAGCCATCACCCGTGCGCCGACATGTTATAGAAAAGCCGGACGGCGGTGAGCGTTTGCTGGGAATCCCTACCGTGATGGATAGGGTCATACAGCAGGCCATTGTGCAGGTGCTGACCCCTGTCTTTGATCCGGGTTTCTCTCCAAACAGCTTCGGCTACCGACCGGGACGGTCAGCACACGACGGAGTCCGTCAGGTTAAGCAGTTGATCAACCGGGGGCTTCATTACGCTGTTGACGTTGATCTGAGTAAATTCTTTGATACGGTTAATCACGACGTTTTGATGTCGAGGGTCTCCCGTAAGGTCCGCGACAAACGCCTTCTGAAACTGATTGGTAGCTACCTGCGCTCCGGTGTCATGATTGAGGGCAATGTCTACCCGACCAGGGTTGGCATGCCACAGGGTGGGCCTTTATCACCCTTGCTGTCTAATGTGGTCCTCGACGAACTCGACAAGGAGCTTGAATATCGGGGTCATTGCTTTGCAAGATACTGTGATGATTTTGTGATTCTCGTCAAAAGTCAGCGTGCAGGGGATCGGGTGATGCACAGCATTACCCAATTCATTGAACGCAAATTGAAACTGAAGATTAACTCCCGGAAAAGTAAAGTTGTGAAAGCAACAGAAAGCGAATTCCTGAGTTTCACCTTCACAGGGAAGAAAGTTCGCTGGGCCCAGAAGTGTCTGGACCGATTCAAATACCGGATACTCAAGTTGACCAGTCGTCGCTGGGGTGTCTCAATGCAACATCGGTTACGCAAATTGGCACAATATATCCGGGGTTGGATGGGGTATTTCCGGTTATCGGAATATCACCGACCAATTCCCCTGCTGGATCAATGGATACGTCGGCGAATCCGTTGCTGCTTTCTGAAGCAATGGCGCAAGCCGAAAACCCGTTTT is a window encoding:
- the rfaQ gene encoding putative lipopolysaccharide heptosyltransferase III; its protein translation is MKILVTKFRNLGDVLLSTPLFASLKAIYPDSELHVSVNDFCTQVVADNPHVDKVIPYSRGKKSEQTFWQRIRTEIEFYWQFKGQYDLVINLTEGDRGCIISALSGASRRMGYIKKPTLINRLARFDTAFNSQQRIPTVQKDLQFAEAIDSRKVIKKVTLGWRKDHEKMVDELLSRLGLNDGFVVVHPVSRWMYKCWDSAKVAQCIDHIQEKWQKLVLLTTSSDPEEIQMANEIASHCQQKPLQLPQPVNLQAYAYLTSKACMFFGIDSAPMHIAASTDTPVIALFGASEPNLWGPWDNEQGSNYRLMTGVQHNGIHCVISNENMELYFDGDRKLSRGMMAISLSQVISKLDNELEKLSNTRQIRDITNTVELTPGAI
- the ltrA gene encoding group II intron reverse transcriptase/maturase — its product is MEQVKSNKGAPGIDGVTIEAYHFAKQHWPSVRQALLDGTYQPSPVRRHVIEKPDGGERLLGIPTVMDRVIQQAIVQVLTPVFDPGFSPNSFGYRPGRSAHDGVRQVKQLINRGLHYAVDVDLSKFFDTVNHDVLMSRVSRKVRDKRLLKLIGSYLRSGVMIEGNVYPTRVGMPQGGPLSPLLSNVVLDELDKELEYRGHCFARYCDDFVILVKSQRAGDRVMHSITQFIERKLKLKINSRKSKVVKATESEFLSFTFTGKKVRWAQKCLDRFKYRILKLTSRRWGVSMQHRLRKLAQYIRGWMGYFRLSEYHRPIPLLDQWIRRRIRCCFLKQWRKPKTRFKNLVRLGVDKINAAKIAASSKGYYRLSKTYAVQQALNNSYLAKIGLVSLKDLWIRFHHHR